Proteins encoded within one genomic window of Candidatus Berkiella cookevillensis:
- the ileS gene encoding isoleucine--tRNA ligase has protein sequence MSEVDYKDTINLPQTSFPMRANLPQREPEILKKWQHLDLYKKIRTQQQGKEKYVLNDGPPYANGDIHIGHAVNKILKDMVVKAQTLSDKDAPFIPGWDCHGLPIELNVEKAKGKPNVDLTPAAFREACREYANSQVNVQRESFKRLGVIADWDNPYKTMDYQYQADIMRAFGQIYQNGHVQQGVKPVHWCTQCGSALAEAEVEHQDKTSEAIDVCFKVKDTKALLEKIGADKSINTAAVVIWTTTPWTLPANQAVAFNPELEYVLVKASLDGVPFDALIMIESLLESCMSRYGCQEYSIVHTFKGQMAEHVLLEHPFYERDVPILLGEHVTTEAGTGAVHTAPAHGMDDYHLGIKYGLALDGPVDDNGKYYASTPFLGGVHVFKANEQVIALLKEKNRLLHDEKLSHSYPHCWRHKTPLIFRATQQWFISMDESKLRQTALEQIKQVNWIPEWGESRISLMIEGRPDWCISRQRTWGVPIPLFTHKETKAVHPDIVAIIEYVAQRVEQEGIEAWHALDMASLPFKDMSDYQKSKDSLDVWFDSGVSHVSVLKRRKELQYPAQLFLEGSDQHRGWFQSSLLTAVAIDGQAPYESVLTHGFTVDQLGRKMSKSLGNVVAPDKVIKALGADVLRLWVAATDYKGELHVSDEILKRTSDAYRRIRNTARFLLGNLSGFSHQHQIQIDEMLPLDKWIVDRAYYIQEDIIKAFDECQFHTVYQKIHNFCVLELGSFYLDVIKDRQYTLRENSHARRSAQSAMYHVVHALVKWMAPILSFTAEEIWEILPDATTESVFLSTWHKALKPLPTETEFNNDFWQEMIAIRDAVNKAIESERAKGTFGAGLEAEITLYADDTLYSLLTKLEDELRFLLITSKAELRPMSQKPTHAIETEIAGLAVTIVASHHPKCKRCWHRREDVNKNPDFPEICGRCVENIDTHQKGEQRLYA, from the coding sequence ATGAGCGAAGTGGATTACAAAGATACTATCAATTTACCTCAAACCTCTTTTCCCATGCGTGCTAATCTGCCGCAACGTGAACCCGAGATTCTAAAAAAATGGCAGCACTTAGATCTATATAAAAAAATCAGAACTCAGCAACAAGGCAAAGAAAAATATGTTTTGAATGATGGGCCTCCCTATGCCAATGGCGATATTCATATTGGTCATGCCGTAAATAAAATTCTCAAAGATATGGTTGTTAAAGCGCAGACACTGAGTGATAAAGATGCGCCCTTTATTCCAGGATGGGATTGTCATGGTTTGCCCATTGAATTAAATGTCGAGAAAGCAAAAGGTAAGCCCAATGTAGATTTGACGCCGGCAGCCTTTCGTGAAGCATGTCGTGAATATGCTAACTCTCAAGTGAATGTACAACGTGAGTCCTTTAAGCGCTTAGGTGTTATTGCCGATTGGGACAATCCTTATAAAACGATGGATTATCAATACCAAGCGGACATCATGCGCGCATTCGGTCAGATTTATCAGAATGGTCACGTGCAACAAGGTGTTAAACCTGTGCATTGGTGTACGCAGTGCGGATCTGCTTTAGCAGAAGCAGAAGTAGAGCATCAAGACAAAACTTCTGAAGCCATTGATGTGTGCTTTAAAGTCAAAGATACCAAAGCACTTTTAGAAAAAATAGGCGCTGATAAGAGTATCAATACAGCGGCTGTGGTTATTTGGACAACCACACCTTGGACACTCCCTGCGAATCAGGCCGTTGCCTTTAACCCTGAATTGGAGTACGTCCTTGTCAAAGCTTCGCTTGACGGCGTGCCTTTTGATGCATTGATTATGATTGAATCCTTGCTTGAGAGCTGTATGTCTCGTTACGGTTGCCAAGAATATAGCATTGTTCATACATTCAAAGGCCAGATGGCTGAGCATGTTTTACTAGAGCACCCTTTTTATGAACGAGATGTACCTATACTCCTTGGTGAGCATGTGACGACAGAAGCAGGTACAGGTGCTGTGCATACCGCACCTGCGCATGGTATGGATGATTATCATTTGGGTATTAAATATGGCTTAGCGCTCGATGGCCCTGTGGATGATAATGGTAAATATTATGCAAGCACCCCCTTTTTAGGGGGGGTACATGTTTTCAAAGCAAATGAACAAGTCATTGCACTTTTAAAAGAAAAAAATCGATTGTTGCATGATGAAAAATTATCTCATAGTTATCCACACTGTTGGCGTCATAAAACGCCGCTTATTTTTAGAGCGACACAACAGTGGTTCATTAGTATGGATGAGAGCAAACTGAGACAAACCGCCTTAGAACAAATTAAGCAAGTAAATTGGATCCCTGAATGGGGTGAATCTCGTATTAGCTTAATGATTGAAGGACGACCTGATTGGTGTATCTCTAGACAAAGAACGTGGGGGGTGCCAATCCCACTTTTTACGCACAAAGAAACCAAAGCGGTTCATCCAGACATTGTTGCAATCATTGAGTATGTTGCTCAGCGTGTGGAGCAAGAAGGGATTGAGGCATGGCATGCTTTAGATATGGCTTCTTTACCGTTTAAAGATATGTCGGATTATCAAAAATCAAAAGATAGTTTAGATGTATGGTTCGATTCAGGGGTAAGTCATGTCAGCGTGCTTAAACGCCGCAAAGAATTGCAATATCCTGCGCAATTGTTTTTAGAAGGTTCGGATCAACATAGGGGATGGTTCCAATCTTCTTTGTTGACTGCTGTTGCAATTGATGGACAAGCACCTTATGAATCTGTGTTAACACATGGTTTTACCGTTGATCAATTAGGCCGAAAGATGTCTAAATCTTTGGGAAATGTCGTTGCGCCAGATAAAGTCATCAAGGCTTTAGGCGCAGATGTGCTGCGCTTATGGGTTGCTGCGACAGATTATAAAGGTGAACTACATGTTTCTGATGAGATCTTAAAACGTACCAGTGATGCGTATCGACGTATTCGTAATACAGCTCGATTTTTGTTGGGCAATTTAAGTGGTTTTTCGCACCAACATCAAATTCAGATTGATGAAATGTTGCCGCTTGATAAATGGATAGTGGATAGAGCCTATTACATTCAAGAAGATATTATAAAAGCGTTTGACGAATGTCAGTTTCATACAGTTTACCAAAAAATACACAATTTCTGTGTATTAGAATTAGGTAGCTTCTACTTGGATGTTATCAAAGACCGACAATATACGCTGCGCGAGAACAGCCATGCAAGACGATCTGCACAAAGTGCGATGTACCATGTTGTACATGCCTTAGTGAAATGGATGGCACCGATTTTGAGTTTTACCGCAGAAGAAATTTGGGAAATATTGCCCGATGCAACAACAGAGTCCGTCTTTCTATCAACTTGGCACAAAGCACTAAAGCCATTACCCACAGAAACTGAATTTAATAATGATTTCTGGCAAGAAATGATAGCTATTCGTGATGCAGTGAATAAGGCAATTGAGTCTGAACGTGCAAAAGGGACATTTGGTGCAGGATTAGAAGCAGAGATCACTTTATATGCAGATGACACATTGTATTCGTTGTTAACTAAACTCGAAGATGAGTTGCGATTCTTGTTGATTACTTCAAAGGCAGAGCTTCGACCCATGTCTCAAAAGCCGACTCATGCCATAGAGACAGAGATTGCAGGATTGGCTGTAACCATCGTTGCTTCTCATCATCCCAAATGCAAGCGATGCTGGCATCGCAGAGAAGATGTAAACAAAAACCCAGATTTTCCTGAAATTTGTGGTCGTTGTGTTGAGAATATTGATACACATCAAAAGGGCGAGCAGCGATTGTATGCCTAA
- a CDS encoding type IV pilin protein: MKKIYGFSLMELMIAVTIVGIIAAIAFPSYTQHVQRTRRSDGQAALLNLAARMEHYYTENNTYVGATTPAAVGANTNSPEAFYTLSISNLSATSFTLTATPVAGGPQATDACGALTLTNTNLKGPTTANCW, from the coding sequence ATGAAAAAAATATATGGATTTAGTTTAATGGAATTGATGATTGCAGTGACGATTGTAGGCATTATTGCGGCAATTGCATTTCCAAGCTATACCCAACATGTGCAACGTACACGCCGTTCAGATGGACAAGCCGCATTACTCAATCTTGCTGCACGAATGGAGCATTATTACACTGAAAACAATACTTATGTTGGAGCAACCACACCCGCAGCGGTTGGCGCAAATACAAATTCCCCAGAAGCTTTTTATACACTTTCTATTTCTAATTTATCTGCAACAAGCTTTACACTCACAGCAACTCCTGTTGCAGGTGGCCCACAAGCAACAGATGCTTGTGGTGCATTGACATTAACAAATACAAATTTGAAGGGACCGACAACAGCGAATTGCTGGTAA
- a CDS encoding pilus assembly protein, whose product MNKALKLLAIPCLLHSSISQAALLGLTDTPLFLGTSVDPNVFFEVDDSGSMDWEVLTKPYWNVCAYDPRATGSFSSATTCGTTVDNSLVRSYGNNNFRYFSYIYNNNDNLYTDNCSNTDYNSIESCSSAGTKEWRVYSSDLNFTYYNPENSYTPWAGACLTNGTLCSNATFTAARSNPRQGTSGYSLTKNLSGAIYHVWIDTRGYRESDGRPLRASAVNATNTPNGEVDLWDAHYSIELNSNNAEIRRITYDPKTNTIGETSTLEATLTNTSACYNILGSSTLVRQIFNNTLSVTSTGADGCRTITEAKQNFANWYQYSRKRSLAAKGAISTVINQYPNFRYGLSVINDYQSLFHQVPASNVTNYTSHNAALLSNLYGYRWQALGTPLRNGLNRTGQYFDNTLSGYTNPIVYSCQQNFTVLLTDGFWSETNPTGGPGDDDKDGISLTLADVAKYYYDKDLSPLPNNVIPSAADPATHQHMVTYTVAFGVSGLLVDTDGDKWPNPPLIESSNWGNPYNSDPEKIDDLWHAAYNSKGTFVKAQTPNALAAELGNALANITNRISSAATVAQNSTVLNTDSQVYQARFDSSQWRGELLAFAISPTGKLAQTPSWNADCKLTGGACILPLMDASSNPGTPHAQRKIITRAFNESNQGTAFQWPSNYTTLKVSGSLPQRIADFLQYAPYNANTTTATEITANQAYGDKLIKYLRGNRADEQQNGSSYAFRNRQGLLGDIINSDPLFVGPPNRYYPSTLESASYDSFRTQYANRQSIVYTGSNDGMLHAFRADTGQEVLAYIPGDRRLYKNLSELSKTTYTHKFTVDGSPTEADVFINGSWRTILTGGLRKGGQTVYALDITDPSQFTESNASQLYLWEFSDVNDADLGYIYGNVKIAKVRYNSTTTKWAVIFGNGYNNSEDDGYASPTGKAALYILFIERGTDGTWTADTDYIKIPVGTGSTTTPNGLSEPYVVDIDGDYVADYIYAGDLKGTLWKFDLTSTTPTQWKTSATALFTAQQTSSGDQAITTAPIVGPHPTGLKQGVMVYFGTGKFLEKTDNVSTGAVTQAFYGIWDKLDGSTVNKSQLLQQSILQELAINVDTNGDNVTDTTTSVRQISALSINWAAPTRAGDPTQHRGWYINLIAKGAASNYGERQISKALLRNNNVIFTTLLPSSSACDFGGSSWIMELDAASGGQPKTTPFDLNNDGVFDSIDYINVGDTNGDGKDDFVPIGGQKSSVGITPTPAVFLSGDKSKEIKVLSGSMGLNTLTENPGTGPLGRQNWRQILQ is encoded by the coding sequence ATGAACAAAGCGCTGAAACTATTGGCAATACCCTGTTTACTACATAGCAGCATTTCACAAGCTGCACTACTTGGATTGACCGATACCCCCTTATTTTTAGGTACATCCGTTGATCCCAATGTATTTTTTGAAGTAGATGATTCCGGCTCAATGGATTGGGAAGTATTAACAAAACCGTACTGGAATGTATGTGCTTATGATCCACGTGCAACCGGCTCTTTTTCAAGTGCAACGACCTGTGGCACAACCGTTGATAATAGTTTAGTGCGCAGTTATGGAAATAACAATTTCCGCTATTTCTCTTATATATATAACAACAATGACAATCTCTATACCGATAACTGTTCAAATACGGATTACAATTCAATAGAAAGCTGCAGCTCTGCTGGCACAAAAGAATGGCGTGTTTATTCTTCTGATCTCAATTTTACTTATTATAATCCTGAGAATAGCTATACACCTTGGGCAGGTGCCTGCTTAACAAACGGCACCTTATGCAGTAACGCAACCTTTACCGCAGCAAGAAGCAACCCTCGACAAGGCACCAGTGGTTATTCTCTTACCAAAAATCTGAGTGGCGCAATTTATCATGTTTGGATTGACACACGAGGTTATAGAGAAAGTGATGGCAGACCATTACGCGCCTCTGCGGTTAATGCAACCAATACACCTAATGGTGAGGTAGATCTCTGGGATGCGCACTACTCTATCGAGTTAAATTCAAATAATGCTGAAATTCGCAGAATCACTTATGACCCCAAAACCAATACGATTGGTGAAACAAGTACGCTAGAAGCCACCTTGACCAATACCAGTGCTTGCTACAATATTCTTGGCTCATCAACACTCGTAAGACAGATCTTCAACAACACACTGAGCGTAACCAGCACAGGTGCCGATGGTTGCAGAACGATTACAGAAGCCAAACAAAACTTTGCAAACTGGTATCAATACAGCAGAAAACGCTCACTGGCTGCCAAAGGCGCCATCAGTACGGTTATTAATCAATACCCCAATTTTCGCTATGGATTAAGCGTTATTAATGACTACCAATCTTTATTTCATCAAGTACCTGCCAGTAATGTCACCAATTATACTTCGCACAATGCAGCATTGCTCTCTAATCTTTACGGCTATCGCTGGCAAGCATTAGGCACGCCCTTACGCAATGGATTGAACCGTACTGGACAATACTTTGATAATACTTTATCTGGATACACCAATCCCATTGTTTACAGCTGCCAACAGAATTTTACGGTTTTATTAACGGATGGATTCTGGAGCGAAACCAACCCTACGGGTGGCCCTGGTGACGATGATAAAGATGGTATTTCTCTTACCCTTGCCGATGTCGCAAAATATTATTATGACAAAGATTTAAGCCCCTTGCCCAACAACGTTATTCCAAGTGCCGCTGATCCCGCAACACACCAACATATGGTCACCTATACCGTTGCATTTGGCGTATCTGGATTATTGGTAGATACAGATGGAGACAAATGGCCTAATCCTCCTTTAATAGAAAGCAGTAATTGGGGCAACCCTTATAATTCAGATCCTGAAAAGATTGATGATTTATGGCATGCTGCCTATAACTCCAAAGGAACCTTTGTTAAAGCACAAACACCGAATGCATTGGCAGCTGAACTTGGCAATGCACTCGCCAATATTACCAATCGCATTAGCTCAGCAGCTACTGTCGCACAAAACTCTACTGTTCTTAATACCGATTCACAAGTTTATCAAGCACGGTTTGACAGCAGCCAATGGCGAGGTGAATTACTGGCCTTTGCTATCTCTCCTACCGGCAAGCTTGCACAAACTCCGAGTTGGAATGCCGATTGCAAACTAACAGGAGGTGCTTGTATTTTACCGCTCATGGATGCAAGCAGCAATCCAGGCACACCGCATGCACAACGAAAAATTATCACACGCGCTTTCAATGAAAGTAATCAAGGCACAGCTTTTCAATGGCCAAGTAATTATACAACACTCAAAGTCAGCGGTAGTCTGCCACAAAGGATCGCTGATTTTCTGCAATATGCACCTTATAACGCAAATACAACAACAGCCACTGAGATCACAGCAAACCAGGCTTATGGTGATAAACTCATCAAATATCTACGTGGCAATCGTGCAGATGAGCAACAAAATGGCAGTAGCTATGCCTTTAGAAATCGACAAGGCTTGTTGGGCGATATTATCAACTCTGATCCTTTGTTTGTTGGACCTCCTAATCGATATTATCCATCAACCTTAGAAAGCGCTAGTTACGACAGCTTCAGAACACAATATGCAAATCGCCAAAGCATCGTGTATACCGGCAGCAATGATGGAATGCTACATGCTTTCCGCGCAGATACAGGTCAAGAAGTACTTGCTTATATTCCTGGTGATAGAAGATTGTATAAAAATTTATCTGAATTATCGAAAACAACTTACACCCATAAATTTACCGTCGATGGCTCTCCCACTGAAGCAGATGTTTTTATCAATGGCAGTTGGCGCACAATCTTAACAGGCGGCCTCAGAAAAGGCGGTCAAACAGTTTATGCCCTTGATATCACTGATCCCTCTCAATTTACGGAAAGCAATGCTTCTCAATTATATTTATGGGAATTTTCCGATGTAAATGATGCAGATCTAGGATATATCTACGGCAATGTAAAAATTGCAAAAGTACGATACAACTCAACAACAACAAAATGGGCTGTTATTTTCGGTAACGGCTATAATAATTCTGAAGATGATGGTTATGCCAGCCCAACAGGGAAAGCAGCGCTGTATATACTGTTTATTGAACGAGGCACAGATGGTACTTGGACAGCAGACACGGATTACATAAAAATCCCAGTGGGCACAGGCTCAACCACAACTCCCAATGGATTAAGCGAACCATATGTTGTTGACATAGATGGTGATTATGTTGCCGACTATATTTACGCGGGCGATCTTAAAGGCACGCTCTGGAAATTTGATTTAACAAGCACCACGCCTACTCAGTGGAAAACCAGCGCCACGGCTTTATTCACCGCACAGCAAACAAGCTCAGGTGATCAAGCCATTACCACAGCGCCTATTGTTGGACCTCATCCCACAGGCTTAAAGCAGGGCGTTATGGTTTATTTTGGAACAGGAAAATTTTTAGAAAAAACAGATAATGTTTCAACAGGTGCGGTCACCCAAGCCTTCTACGGAATTTGGGATAAACTCGATGGCAGCACAGTAAACAAATCTCAATTATTGCAACAAAGTATATTGCAAGAATTAGCCATTAATGTAGATACAAACGGAGATAATGTGACAGATACCACTACTTCCGTTAGACAGATCAGTGCCTTGTCCATCAACTGGGCTGCGCCTACACGTGCGGGCGATCCTACCCAACATCGTGGCTGGTATATCAATCTAATTGCGAAAGGGGCAGCTTCCAATTATGGTGAAAGGCAAATCTCAAAAGCATTGCTTCGCAATAATAATGTAATATTCACAACTTTACTTCCCTCTAGCTCTGCCTGCGATTTTGGTGGCAGTTCTTGGATCATGGAATTAGATGCGGCTTCTGGTGGTCAGCCCAAAACCACACCCTTTGATTTAAACAATGATGGTGTCTTTGATAGCATCGATTACATCAATGTCGGTGATACAAATGGTGATGGCAAAGATGATTTTGTGCCTATCGGTGGTCAAAAATCATCTGTCGGTATCACACCCACACCAGCGGTATTTTTGTCTGGCGATAAGTCTAAAGAAATAAAAGTATTAAGTGGCTCCATGGGATTAAATACCCTAACAGAGAATCCTGGTACAGGTCCTCTGGGTCGCCAAAACTGGAGACAAATTCTGCAATAG
- the lspA gene encoding signal peptidase II, with amino-acid sequence MKEKTTSLRWFIWVPFLVLLDQLTKSWILKTLSVGETIPLVPGLRLTLAHNYGIAFGMFNNDNLLITRFILLGIAIAITIFISVWLYKTPRTDKWVCSALVLILGGALGNIIDRFMHGHVIDFIDCYYKNWHWWTFNIADSFITVGAILLLKTIIFEEKKSPKVKA; translated from the coding sequence ATGAAAGAAAAAACAACATCATTACGATGGTTTATCTGGGTACCTTTTTTGGTGTTGCTAGATCAATTAACCAAAAGCTGGATATTAAAAACACTGAGCGTAGGTGAAACAATACCATTAGTACCAGGTTTGCGCTTAACCTTGGCGCATAATTATGGTATCGCTTTTGGTATGTTTAATAATGATAATTTATTAATCACACGATTTATCTTATTAGGTATTGCGATTGCAATTACTATTTTTATTAGTGTATGGCTCTATAAGACACCTCGCACTGATAAATGGGTGTGTAGTGCCTTAGTGCTAATTTTAGGGGGTGCCTTAGGCAATATTATTGACAGATTTATGCATGGGCATGTGATTGATTTTATTGATTGTTACTATAAAAATTGGCACTGGTGGACTTTTAATATCGCTGATAGTTTTATTACGGTAGGTGCCATATTGTTATTAAAAACCATTATTTTTGAAGAAAAAAAATCACCAAAGGTAAAAGCATGA
- a CDS encoding bifunctional riboflavin kinase/FAD synthetase, with translation MQLFRDIQSIALNASVVTIGNFDGLHLGHQNLITKTFLQAHSLEISSVVLSFEPLPYVYFKPTTLHQIMPLRTKYHLLKKWPIHYFGLLAFNEKLATLSAENFVEDYLVKALGVRVLNVGQDFQFGHQKRGNVALLQKMGQQYGFRVNVLPDVVVHGEKVSSSKIRQALIVGDIEHANQLLGYPFTLIARVRSGKKLGRTLGFPTANLALAPKSILLNGVYICWAIVGDQKYPAVCNVGYQPTVNSFRKKVEVHLLDYTGNLYGQYLKVEFLKKIRNEQKFQNVSELIERIKHDTLVAKEFFANQVSSQL, from the coding sequence ATGCAGTTGTTTCGTGACATTCAATCGATAGCGCTAAATGCTTCTGTTGTAACCATTGGTAATTTCGATGGATTACATTTAGGGCATCAAAACTTAATTACAAAGACTTTCCTGCAAGCACATAGTTTAGAAATCTCTTCTGTTGTGCTGAGCTTTGAACCATTGCCTTATGTGTATTTTAAGCCAACAACTTTGCATCAAATCATGCCGCTGCGAACGAAATATCACCTCTTAAAAAAATGGCCTATTCACTATTTTGGATTGTTAGCTTTTAATGAAAAATTGGCCACTTTGAGTGCAGAAAATTTTGTGGAAGACTATTTGGTGAAGGCATTGGGTGTACGTGTTCTGAATGTGGGGCAAGATTTTCAATTTGGCCATCAGAAGCGTGGTAATGTTGCGCTTTTGCAGAAGATGGGACAGCAGTATGGATTTAGAGTCAATGTGTTGCCAGATGTGGTTGTGCATGGCGAAAAAGTAAGCAGTTCAAAAATTCGGCAAGCATTGATTGTGGGCGATATTGAGCATGCGAATCAATTATTAGGTTATCCCTTTACCTTGATAGCGCGGGTTCGAAGTGGCAAAAAATTAGGTAGAACACTTGGCTTTCCAACCGCTAACCTTGCGCTTGCACCTAAATCAATTTTATTAAACGGTGTTTATATTTGTTGGGCAATTGTGGGTGATCAGAAGTATCCGGCAGTTTGTAATGTAGGATATCAGCCTACGGTTAATAGTTTCAGAAAAAAAGTAGAGGTACATCTCTTAGACTATACAGGCAATTTGTATGGTCAGTATTTGAAAGTGGAATTCTTGAAAAAAATTCGCAATGAACAGAAATTTCAGAATGTTTCCGAACTGATAGAGCGAATTAAACATGATACACTAGTGGCGAAAGAATTTTTCGCAAACCAAGTAAGTTCTCAATTATAG
- the ispH gene encoding 4-hydroxy-3-methylbut-2-enyl diphosphate reductase, which translates to MSKAVQIFLANPRGFCAGVDRAIDIVEAALQKYGPPIYVRHEVVHNRYVVKSLCEQGAVFVDELCEVPEQSIVIFSAHGVSQAVREEAKSRNLQLVFDATCPLVTKVHMEVARQSKKGYECVLIGHAGHAEVEGTLGQYENKAGGIYLVENIQDVEKLSVKDPSNLFYVTQTTLSVEDTKQIIAALQSKYPEIQGPKRDDICYATQNRQDAVKELAKLCDIVLVVGSTNSSNSNRLKELAEHCGTRSFLIDDAAMLDWVWFEGVNNIGITAGASAPEILVTEIIQAIQSRFKVVKVNNVKGIDENMTFSMPKELRDVPIHNPFKAVNTVLETVS; encoded by the coding sequence ATGAGCAAAGCAGTTCAGATATTCTTAGCCAACCCAAGAGGTTTCTGTGCAGGTGTCGATAGAGCAATTGATATTGTTGAGGCTGCATTACAAAAATATGGTCCGCCGATTTATGTGCGTCATGAGGTGGTACATAATCGTTATGTGGTAAAAAGTTTGTGTGAGCAAGGCGCTGTCTTTGTGGATGAGTTATGTGAAGTACCGGAGCAGAGTATTGTTATTTTCAGTGCACATGGTGTATCGCAAGCTGTGCGAGAAGAAGCAAAAAGCAGAAATTTGCAATTAGTTTTTGATGCAACCTGCCCATTGGTGACAAAAGTACATATGGAAGTTGCACGTCAGAGCAAGAAAGGTTATGAATGTGTGTTGATTGGGCATGCAGGTCATGCTGAAGTTGAGGGAACGCTGGGGCAATATGAGAATAAGGCTGGTGGTATTTACCTGGTAGAGAATATACAAGATGTTGAAAAGCTCTCTGTGAAAGATCCCTCCAATTTATTCTATGTCACACAAACAACCTTGTCTGTAGAGGATACCAAACAAATCATTGCTGCTCTACAATCGAAGTATCCAGAGATCCAAGGACCCAAACGGGATGATATTTGCTATGCAACGCAAAATCGCCAAGACGCTGTAAAAGAATTGGCAAAATTGTGTGATATTGTGTTGGTGGTTGGTTCAACCAATAGTTCAAATTCAAATCGTTTAAAAGAATTAGCAGAGCATTGTGGTACAAGAAGTTTCTTAATTGATGATGCTGCAATGTTAGATTGGGTGTGGTTTGAGGGCGTAAATAACATTGGCATTACAGCCGGTGCATCGGCGCCTGAGATCTTAGTGACTGAAATCATTCAAGCTATACAATCAAGATTTAAGGTAGTGAAAGTCAATAATGTCAAAGGTATTGACGAAAATATGACTTTTTCCATGCCAAAAGAATTAAGAGATGTGCCAATTCATAATCCTTTTAAAGCGGTCAACACTGTGCTAGAGACGGTGAGTTAA